In the Drosophila biarmipes strain raj3 chromosome X, RU_DBia_V1.1, whole genome shotgun sequence genome, one interval contains:
- the LOC108036100 gene encoding RNA-binding protein 1 isoform X2, translating into MPRYREWDLACKVYVGNLGSSASKYEIENAFSKYGPLRNVWVARNPPGFAFVEFEDRRDAEDATRGLDGTRCCGTRIRVEMSSGRSREGRGGGGGGGTRAGEGRGGGGGGSGGGTRAGDGGGRYRSRSPRRSRTRSRSFSRDRRSRSDSRDRH; encoded by the exons ATGCCACGCTACCGGGAATGGGACCTGGCCTGCAAGGTGTACGTGGGCAACCTGGGCTCCTCGGCCTCCAAGTACGAGATCGAGAACGCGTTCAGCAAGTACGGACCCTTGCGCAACGTCTGGGTGGCCCGCAATCCGCCCGGCTTCGCCTTCGTCGAGTTCGAGGATCGCCGCGACGCCGAGGACGCGACCCGCGGCCTGGACGGCACCCGCTGCTGCGGCACCCGCATCCGCGTCGAGATGTCCTCCGGGCGATCGCGCGAGGGtcgcggcggcggtggcggcggcggcaccCGTGCTGGCGAGGGGcgtggcggcggcggaggcggctcCGGCGGCGGTACACGGGCTGGCGATGGCGGCGGTCGCTATAG ATCCCGCTCGCCCCGCCGCTCCAGGACACGCAGCCGCAGCTTCTCGCGGGACCGTCGCAGCCGCTCCGACTCCAGGGACCGCCACTAG
- the LOC108036100 gene encoding probable splicing factor, arginine/serine-rich 6 isoform X1, translating to MPRYREWDLACKVYVGNLGSSASKYEIENAFSKYGPLRNVWVARNPPGFAFVEFEDRRDAEDATRGLDGTRCCGTRIRVEMSSGRSREGRGGGGGGGTRAGEGRGGGGGGSGGGTRAGDGGGRYRIKSSSSTTTSTTRTTTTTTSIRIIIIIKRTTKKRTATATTTRTSTTTPLPSTRTTTTTKRTTTATTRTTTTSTTADPAPPITHISPPTTTATTTPPCNNLLCGPSQKFNKFDIFR from the exons ATGCCACGCTACCGGGAATGGGACCTGGCCTGCAAGGTGTACGTGGGCAACCTGGGCTCCTCGGCCTCCAAGTACGAGATCGAGAACGCGTTCAGCAAGTACGGACCCTTGCGCAACGTCTGGGTGGCCCGCAATCCGCCCGGCTTCGCCTTCGTCGAGTTCGAGGATCGCCGCGACGCCGAGGACGCGACCCGCGGCCTGGACGGCACCCGCTGCTGCGGCACCCGCATCCGCGTCGAGATGTCCTCCGGGCGATCGCGCGAGGGtcgcggcggcggtggcggcggcggcaccCGTGCTGGCGAGGGGcgtggcggcggcggaggcggctcCGGCGGCGGTACACGGGCTGGCGATGGCGGCGGTCGCTATAG GATAAAGTCTTCTTCTTCTACTACAACAAGCACAACAAGAActactacaacaacaacatcaataagaataataataataattaaaagaaCAACAAAGAAAAGAACAGCAACAGCTACTACTACTAGAACTTCTACTACTACTCCTCTTCCttcaacaagaacaacaacaacaaccaaaagaacaacaacagctactacaagaacaacaacaactagtACTACAGCAGATCCTGCTCCTCCTATTACACACATTtcaccaccaacaacaacagccaccaCCACACCACCATGCAATAATTTGTTGTGCGGCCCTAGTCAGAAATTCAACAAATTCGATATATTCCGCTGA
- the LOC108036554 gene encoding mitochondrial import inner membrane translocase subunit Tim9, translated as MAKSPENIALDQLDKDQMKTFSDFLMSYNKLSEMCFTDCVRDFTSRDVRDSEEKCSLNCMEKYLKMNQRVSQRFQEFQVIANENALAMAQKTGKL; from the exons ATGGCCAAGAGCCCGGAAAACATAGCGCTGGACCAGCTGGACAAGGACCAAATGAAGACG TTCTCCGACTTCCTGATGTCCTACAACAAGCTGTCCGAGATGTGCTTCACAGACTGCGTGCGCGACTTCACCTCGCGTGATGTCAGGGATTCTGAG GAGAAGTGCTCGCTGAACTGCATGGAGAAGTACCTGAAGATGAACCAGCGCGTCTCGCAGCGCTTCCAGGAGTTCCAGGTCATCGCCAATGAGAACGCCCTGGCCATGGCCCAAAAGACTGGCAAACTATAG
- the LOC108036546 gene encoding protein yippee: protein MGRIFLEHLGGLKLFNCAQCHTNLTNRSQLISTRFTGATGRAYLFKRVVNLTFSNIQERVMLTGRHMVRDVMCKNCGAKLGWMYEFATEESQKYKEGRVILEYALITEAEGFPSEAATTSH from the exons ATGGGACGCATATTTCTGGAGCACCTCGGCGGGCTGAAGCTCTTCAACTGCGCCCAGTGCCACACGAACCTGACCAACCGCAGCCAACTGATCAGCACCCGCTTCACGGGCGCAACAG GACGCGCCTATCTGTTCAAGCGGGTGGTCAACCTGACCTTCAGCAACATCCAGGAACGGGTCATGCTCACCGGCCGTCACATGGTGCGCGACGTCATGTGCAAGAACTGCGGCGCCAAGCTGGGCTGGATGTACGAGTTCGCCACCGAGGAGTCGCAAAA GTACAAGGAGGGCCGCGTGATCCTGGAGTACGCCCTGATCACCGAGGCGGAGGGCTTTCCCTCGGAGGCCGCCACCACGAGTCACTGA